A DNA window from Zingiber officinale cultivar Zhangliang chromosome 3A, Zo_v1.1, whole genome shotgun sequence contains the following coding sequences:
- the LOC122051650 gene encoding protein DETOXIFICATION 45, chloroplastic-like, translating to MKSTQLRGLRPSFSSPYERKGYMEIKCSSMSTCSMGTHALRIASRHRINDSPLVLNRAKLMPLVTECRRRVYTFVQCQSSSSDSLNGNGSPEIFTRKTEQPLDQMKDRLIKSIGDPNNGSHPSSVRSELVRLALPAIVGQAIDPLAQLMETAYIGRLGPVELASAGVSMSIFNIISKLFNIPLLSITTSFVAEDISKTTRNDLEDDKLMDKHVSFAKAEKLRLPSVSSALLLAAGIGIIEALALFFGATLFLSLMGISPASPMHQPSQIFLSLRALGAPAVVVALAVQGVFRGFKDTKTPLFCVGLGNLSAVLLLPVFVFYFHLGIVGAAVATIASQYITTFLLIWTLSKRAVLLPPKIEDLEFGGYVKSGGLLLGRTLSVLITMTLGTSMAARQGPLAMAAHQICLQVWLAVSLLSDALAVSAQALIASSYAKCDYDCVKQITFFVLKAGLFIGIALAVVLGASFANLAELFTKDTGVLQIVKTGVLFVGATQPINALAFIFDGLHYGVSDFAYSAWSMMTVGAISSAFLFYAPSIFGLSGVWSGLTLFMSLRMVAGFLRLNWSTGPWRFLHQEIPKLKVPYGSGSPLSLEEDEVEYDYASTTE from the exons atgaagagCACGCAACTACGGGGACTTCGTCCATCATTTTCATCTCCATATGAACGAAAAGGATATATGGAAATCAAGTGTTCCTCTATGTCTACTTGTTCAATGGGTACTCATGCTCTCAGGATAGCAAGTCGCCACAGGATAAATGATTCTCCGCTGGTCCTCAATCGAGCTAAGTTGATGCCTTTGGTGACCGAATGTAGAAGACGAGTTTACACTTTTGTCCAATGCCAGTCTTCTTCATCTGATAGCCTGAATGGAAACGGATCACCTGAAATTTTCACTCGGAAGACTGAGCAACCTTTAGATCAAATGAAGGATAGGCTCAT cAAATCAATTGGAGATCCTAACAATGGATCCCATCCTAGTAGTGTCAGAAGTGAACTTGTACGTCTTGCTTTACCAGCTATTGTTGGCCAGGCTATTGATCCATTGGCACAGTTGATGGAGACAGCATATATTGGTAGATTAG GTCCTGTGGAGTTGGCTTCTGCTGGAGTATCAATGTCAATTTTCAACATCATATCAAAACTTTTTAATATACCGCTCTTGAGCATTACTACTTCATTTGTAGCTGAAGACATCTCAAAAACAACTA GGAATGATTTGGAAGATGATAAGTTAATGGATAAACATGTTTCTTTTGCTAAGGCTGAGAAATTGAGACTGCCCTCTGTCTCTAGTGCCTTACTTTTAGCTGCAGGAATTGGTATAATCGAAGCTCTTGCTTTATTCTTTGGGGCTACCTTATTTCTCAGTTTGATGGGAATATCACCT GCTTCACCTATGCATCAACCATCCCAGATATTTCTTTCTTTAAGAGCACTAGGTGCTCCTGCTGTTGTGGTTGCTCTAGCGGTGCAAGGTGTCTTTCGTGGTTTTAAGGATACCAAAACACCCCTCTTTTGTGTAG GGTTGGGCAATCTTTCTGCTGTGCTTTTATTACCAGTATTTGTGTTTTATTTCCACCTTGGCATTGTTGGAGCTGCTGTGGCCACTATTGCATCCCA GTACATTACTACTTTTTTACTGATTTGGACTCTTAGTAAAAGAGCTGTCTTGTTACCCCCAAAGATTGAAGATTTGGAGTTTGGAGGTTATGTGAAATCGG GTGGTTTGCTGCTTGGACGAACACTTTCAGTCCTGATTACAATGACTCTTGGCACATCAATGGCTGCTAGGCAAGGGCCTTTGGCCATGGCTGCTCATCAAATATGTTTGCAAGTATGGTTGGCTGTATCTTTACTTTCAGATGCATTAGCTGTTTCAGCTCAG GCACTGATTGCTAGCTCTTATGCAAAATGTGACTATGACTGTGTGAAACAAATCACATTCTTCGTCTTGAAG GCAGGGTTATTTATTGGCATAGCGTTAGCTGTAGTCCTAGGTGCATCATTTGCTAATCTTGCGGAATTGTTCACAAAAGATACTGGAGTTCTACAAATTGTTAAAACTGGTGTGCTG TTTGTTGGTGCCACTCAACCTATAAATGCTTTAGCATTTATCTTTGATGGTCTCCATTATGGTGTTTCTGACTTTGCCTACTCAGCATGGTCTATG ATGACGGTTGGAGCAATTTCTTCTGCTTTTCTCTTCTATGCCCCATCTATATTTGGACTTTCTGGCGTTTGGTCTGGCTTAACCCTTTTCATGAGCTTGCGGATGGTTGCAGGTTTTTTGAG ATTAAATTGGAGTACAGGTCCATGGCGATTCCTACATCAGGAAATTCCTAAGCTTAAG GTACCATATGGCTCGGGTTCTCCCTTGTCACTTGAAGAAGATGAGGTTGAGTATGACTATGCATCTACTACTGAATGA